The Hymenobacter sp. GOD-10R genome includes a window with the following:
- a CDS encoding carboxypeptidase-like regulatory domain-containing protein: MKIFVSHLIILLWSLVALTTKAQAQQEPREVTGTVLNNMGQPLAGASVTVVGEKNGAVSTNSAGGFVIRTAAEKPMIHVSYAGYDEDEQQMLGTEPLTFSLNPINKYKKQLKKRSKAAQKAWKH, from the coding sequence ATGAAAATCTTTGTTTCCCATCTCATCATCTTGCTTTGGTCATTGGTTGCCCTTACTACAAAAGCACAAGCGCAACAAGAGCCTCGCGAAGTAACGGGCACCGTACTCAACAACATGGGCCAGCCATTGGCGGGGGCCTCAGTGACAGTAGTTGGCGAAAAAAACGGAGCGGTTAGTACAAATTCTGCTGGAGGCTTCGTGATCCGGACTGCGGCCGAGAAGCCTATGATCCATGTGAGCTACGCCGGCTACGACGAAGACGAACAACAGATGCTAGGTACTGAGCCACTTACTTTCAGCCTTAACCCAATTAACAAGTACAAGAAACAGCTCAAGAAGCGTAGCAAAGCAGCGCAGAAGGCCTGGAAGCACTAA
- a CDS encoding glycosyltransferase family 2 protein has product MPGLSILIPVYNRDVRKLVQTLQAQAQEWDGPVEIICLDDESEEDIRALNRSLADLAGVHYEELAHNIGRAAIRNRLAAQAQYPWLLLLDNNVQLPEAGFLASYAAARDQAPVVVGGSTYEPFAPTQLPFILRWCYGRMREARPGIIRKKHPYASFNLKNVLLRADVLRQYPLDERLNGYGHEDTRFGWDLEAAKIPVAHIDNPVLHNMLESAEVFLQKTHEGVRNLAWLYKHEGLGSKKTKLVRTALLLRRLGLAQATRFALRLREPHMLQNLLSPTPKLGKLDKLKLYWLLNELVLPTDKQTKKP; this is encoded by the coding sequence ATGCCTGGTCTCTCTATCCTGATTCCGGTCTATAACCGCGACGTGAGGAAGCTAGTGCAGACATTGCAGGCGCAAGCGCAGGAGTGGGATGGGCCTGTGGAAATCATCTGCCTGGATGATGAATCAGAAGAGGATATTCGGGCGCTAAATCGTTCGCTAGCGGATCTAGCTGGTGTGCACTACGAAGAGTTAGCCCACAATATAGGCCGAGCAGCCATCCGCAACCGCTTGGCAGCGCAGGCACAGTATCCGTGGCTGCTGTTGTTGGATAACAACGTGCAGCTACCCGAAGCAGGCTTCCTCGCTAGCTACGCCGCCGCCCGCGACCAGGCGCCCGTAGTAGTCGGGGGGAGTACCTACGAGCCTTTTGCTCCCACTCAGCTGCCCTTTATACTACGTTGGTGCTACGGCCGCATGCGCGAAGCGCGGCCAGGCATCATTCGGAAAAAACACCCATATGCTAGCTTCAACCTGAAAAACGTGTTGTTGCGCGCCGATGTTCTCCGACAATATCCGTTAGATGAACGCCTAAATGGGTACGGCCACGAGGACACACGTTTCGGCTGGGATTTGGAAGCTGCCAAGATACCCGTGGCGCACATCGATAATCCGGTGCTGCACAACATGTTGGAGTCAGCCGAAGTATTTCTGCAAAAAACGCACGAGGGAGTTCGTAACCTGGCGTGGCTATACAAACATGAAGGACTAGGGTCGAAGAAAACGAAGCTAGTTCGGACCGCGTTGCTGTTGCGCCGCCTTGGCCTTGCCCAAGCTACACGGTTTGCTTTGCGTCTGCGCGAGCCGCACATGCTGCAAAACTTGCTCTCACCCACTCCCAAGCTTGGCAAATTAGATAAGCTAAAGTTGTACTGGCTGCTCAATGAGCTAGTACTTCCCACCGATAAACAAACAAAAAAGCCCTAG
- a CDS encoding EcsC family protein: protein MTPYEQQATEELHTWQRKMQQRPSILDRVARRVQARLNALLPEKVHAAITTAIKQMVRGVLFGSMHTTRKPLVLASLEEREVAVRSYVRDYRTMAAAEGAVTGAGGFLFGLADFPLLLGLKLKLLFDVAALYGYDVKDYTERLYLLHVFQLAFSSQHTRNDVYRQLADWEAYRHTLPADVHEFDWRTFQQEYRDYIDLAKLAQLVPIIGAAVGAVANYRLIEQLGSTAMNCYRMRLQQASPQQLLAAEA from the coding sequence ATGACTCCTTACGAACAGCAAGCCACGGAAGAACTGCACACCTGGCAGCGCAAGATGCAGCAACGGCCCTCGATACTAGACCGGGTGGCGCGGCGGGTGCAGGCGCGCCTCAATGCCTTGCTGCCCGAGAAAGTACATGCGGCTATCACCACGGCCATCAAGCAGATGGTGCGCGGCGTGCTGTTTGGGTCTATGCACACGACGCGCAAGCCGCTGGTTCTAGCCAGCTTGGAAGAACGCGAGGTGGCCGTGCGCTCGTATGTACGCGACTACCGTACCATGGCCGCCGCGGAAGGAGCCGTGACGGGCGCCGGCGGCTTTCTGTTCGGCCTAGCTGATTTCCCGTTGCTGCTTGGCCTGAAGTTGAAGTTGCTGTTCGATGTGGCCGCGCTTTACGGCTACGATGTAAAAGATTATACCGAGCGCCTCTATCTGCTGCACGTGTTTCAGCTCGCCTTCAGCAGCCAGCACACGCGCAACGATGTGTACCGGCAGCTGGCCGATTGGGAAGCATACCGCCACACCTTGCCCGCCGATGTGCACGAGTTCGACTGGCGCACCTTCCAGCAAGAGTACCGCGACTACATCGACCTAGCGAAGCTGGCTCAACTGGTACCCATAATTGGTGCCGCTGTGGGGGCCGTAGCGAACTACCGGCTTATCGAGCAACTAGGTAGCACCGCTATGAATTGTTACCGTATGCGGTTGCAGCAAGCCTCGCCTCAGCAGCTGTTAGCTGCTGAGGCCTAG
- a CDS encoding amino acid permease, with protein MLKKSLDLLQQEAAETGKNTLKRSLGGFNLIAIGIGVIIGAGLFSLTGIAAANHAGPAVTLSFVVAAVGCAFSALCYAEFASMVPVAGSAYTYAYATLGELFAWIIGWDLVLEYSVGAATVAISWSQYLVRFLSKYDLHIPPQLVASPFETLTLASGAQVTGFVNLPAILIVLAITAIIIRGTQGSAVFNAIVVALKVLVVLVFIALGWKYIDPANYHPYIPTNTGTFGEFGWSGILRGAGVVFFVFIGFDIVATMAQETKNPQRNMPIGIIGSLLVCTVLFVLFGYVMTGLANYTEFKNSAAPVAIAIEKTPYSWLSSTIIMAILIGYTSVILVDLLGQSRVFFTMSRDGLLPGVFSQLHPRFQTPHKSNLLLGVFISLFAGLVPISVVGEMTSIGTLLAFVMVCIGILILRKREPNTPRPFRTPWVPVVPILGILTCLVMMVSLPKDTWIRLFVWLAIGLVIYFAYGKKHSKLGLGKQADASIEPQGTQVQ; from the coding sequence ATGTTGAAAAAATCACTCGACTTGCTCCAGCAGGAGGCAGCCGAAACCGGTAAGAATACCTTAAAGCGCAGTCTTGGAGGCTTTAACCTAATTGCCATCGGAATTGGCGTAATCATCGGTGCAGGGCTGTTCTCGCTGACGGGCATTGCGGCGGCCAACCACGCCGGCCCGGCCGTGACGCTGTCGTTTGTGGTGGCGGCGGTAGGCTGCGCCTTCTCGGCGCTATGCTACGCCGAGTTTGCCTCCATGGTACCGGTGGCCGGTTCGGCGTACACCTACGCGTATGCTACCCTAGGTGAGCTGTTTGCCTGGATTATCGGGTGGGATTTGGTGCTCGAATACTCCGTTGGTGCCGCTACAGTGGCCATCAGCTGGTCACAGTACCTGGTGCGCTTTCTGAGCAAGTACGACCTGCACATTCCGCCGCAGCTAGTGGCTTCGCCTTTCGAGACGCTTACGTTGGCGAGCGGCGCCCAGGTCACGGGGTTTGTGAATTTACCCGCTATTTTAATTGTGCTGGCCATCACGGCCATCATTATCCGTGGCACGCAAGGTTCCGCTGTTTTCAACGCCATTGTGGTGGCGTTGAAGGTGTTAGTGGTGCTGGTGTTTATTGCCCTAGGTTGGAAATACATCGACCCAGCCAATTACCATCCCTACATTCCAACTAATACGGGCACGTTTGGGGAGTTTGGCTGGAGCGGTATTCTGCGCGGTGCAGGGGTGGTATTCTTCGTGTTTATTGGTTTCGATATTGTGGCCACCATGGCGCAGGAAACCAAGAATCCGCAGCGCAACATGCCCATCGGCATTATTGGGTCGCTGCTAGTGTGTACGGTGCTGTTTGTGCTGTTCGGCTATGTAATGACGGGGCTAGCCAACTACACCGAGTTCAAAAACAGCGCGGCGCCCGTAGCCATTGCCATCGAAAAAACGCCCTACAGCTGGCTTAGCTCCACGATTATCATGGCCATTCTGATTGGCTATACATCAGTGATTCTGGTCGATTTGCTGGGGCAAAGCCGCGTGTTCTTCACCATGTCGCGCGACGGGTTGCTGCCGGGCGTGTTCTCGCAGTTGCACCCGCGATTCCAGACGCCGCATAAGTCAAATCTGCTACTGGGTGTGTTTATCAGCTTGTTCGCAGGCCTCGTACCGATTAGCGTGGTAGGCGAAATGACGAGCATCGGTACGTTGCTAGCTTTCGTGATGGTGTGTATCGGCATCCTCATTCTGCGCAAGCGCGAACCAAATACGCCGCGGCCGTTCCGCACGCCGTGGGTGCCGGTGGTGCCTATCCTCGGTATTCTCACCTGCCTAGTGATGATGGTGTCGTTGCCAAAAGATACCTGGATCCGCTTGTTTGTGTGGCTGGCTATTGGCCTAGTAATTTATTTCGCCTACGGCAAAAAGCACAGCAAGCTAGGTTTGGGAAAGCAAGCTGATGCTTCCATAGAGCCGCAGGGCACGCAGGTGCAGTAG
- the fsa gene encoding fructose-6-phosphate aldolase — translation MKFFIDTANLKDIQEAVELGVLDGVTTNPSLMAKEGIKGMDNIMAHYQQICELVDGDVSAEVIGTEYEDIIREGEMFAELHPNIVVKVPMTRDGVKAIKYFAEKGIKTNCTLIFSAGQALLAAKAGATYVSPFVGRLDDIGADGLQLIQQIVDIFSNYGYATQVLAASVRHVPHLIQCAELGADVVTCPLSVITGLLYHPLTDKGLAQFLADHKKVNG, via the coding sequence ATGAAATTCTTCATCGATACCGCCAATCTCAAAGACATTCAGGAAGCCGTAGAGCTAGGTGTACTGGATGGCGTCACTACCAACCCGTCATTAATGGCCAAGGAAGGCATTAAAGGCATGGATAATATCATGGCTCACTACCAACAGATTTGCGAGCTAGTGGATGGTGATGTGTCGGCGGAAGTGATTGGTACAGAATACGAAGACATTATTCGGGAGGGTGAAATGTTTGCCGAGCTACATCCCAATATTGTCGTGAAAGTACCAATGACTCGCGACGGGGTAAAGGCCATTAAGTATTTCGCGGAAAAGGGTATCAAGACGAACTGCACGCTCATCTTTTCGGCCGGCCAGGCGCTGCTAGCTGCTAAGGCAGGAGCTACTTACGTGTCGCCGTTTGTCGGACGCCTGGATGATATCGGAGCTGATGGCCTACAGCTTATTCAGCAGATTGTTGATATTTTTAGCAACTATGGCTATGCAACGCAAGTGCTGGCGGCGTCGGTGCGTCACGTGCCTCACCTGATTCAGTGCGCCGAACTCGGAGCAGATGTTGTTACCTGTCCGCTTAGCGTCATCACGGGCTTGCTGTACCATCCACTGACTGACAAAGGACTGGCGCAGTTTCTAGCCGACCACAAGAAAGTAAATGGATAA
- a CDS encoding cell division ATP-binding protein FtsE, producing the protein MQPSAPVIELHDVYVMQDVNTVLQKVSFSLDKGEFAYLVGRTGSGKSSLLKTLYADLPLGSGAATVVGHGLSKLDIANVPYLRRKLGIIFQDFQLLFDRSVAENLTFVLRATGWKGRARIQQRISEVLMRVGLAGAAAKMPHQLSGGEQQRVVIARALLNEPLLLLADEPTGNLDPDVADSIMRLFVEINNAGTAVLMATHNYQIIKQYPKRVLQCKDGQLLDSARVGIELS; encoded by the coding sequence ATGCAACCTTCTGCCCCCGTTATTGAGCTTCACGACGTGTACGTGATGCAGGATGTGAATACTGTGCTGCAAAAAGTGAGTTTTTCCCTCGACAAAGGCGAGTTTGCTTATTTGGTAGGGCGAACGGGTTCGGGCAAAAGCTCGCTGCTTAAAACGCTGTACGCCGATTTGCCCCTGGGTAGCGGCGCTGCTACCGTTGTTGGGCATGGCTTGTCGAAGCTAGACATAGCTAACGTTCCGTATTTGCGGCGCAAGCTAGGTATCATCTTTCAAGACTTTCAGTTGCTCTTTGACCGAAGCGTGGCTGAGAACCTGACGTTTGTGCTCAGAGCCACTGGTTGGAAAGGTCGCGCCAGAATCCAGCAGCGCATTTCGGAAGTACTCATGCGCGTGGGCCTAGCTGGCGCCGCCGCCAAAATGCCGCACCAGCTTTCTGGTGGTGAGCAGCAGCGCGTCGTTATTGCCCGTGCCTTGCTGAACGAGCCGCTGCTGCTGCTAGCCGACGAGCCCACTGGCAATTTAGATCCTGACGTAGCCGACAGTATTATGCGGCTTTTCGTCGAAATCAATAATGCGGGTACGGCGGTGCTAATGGCTACGCATAACTACCAAATCATCAAGCAGTATCCAAAACGAGTATTACAGTGCAAGGATGGGCAATTGCTCGATTCGGCGCGGGTAGGAATAGAATTAAGTTGA
- a CDS encoding tyrosine-type recombinase/integrase encodes MKLRFWLKLHKVNKAGTAPISVRLTIAGARAEVSADLRVFPDEWDQATQKVIATRRTPSVVAKLNDYLDDVEAEIRTARKDLPKSERTAARVAQQYRGEAPPEPICLLTALEKMLAAHYRHANQHTLPNFERAAVLLREWHQQRTTRPSILAKHTFTDDLKKDFTAYLLQRMSPAGVRTYRIALSAMWHRAGIYAADDKPFAGLKLPKHTVKQRASLSKDELICLRSSPLPSYQHHARNLYMACFYLHGSRILSVLQLRWKDYDGTRIRYQAMKGGPLKSVVVGAGLQAILNEYTDRRPEAFIFPYLPADYFSLSPQERHKKAKSGVTAVGFHLRKACIALGLPDNIHPHTARHTMARMTVEANNGDIRAAQHVLGHTNYRQTEAYVRSMLTEEVDIAASNVYDSL; translated from the coding sequence ATGAAGCTTCGATTCTGGCTGAAGCTTCACAAAGTAAACAAAGCGGGCACTGCCCCCATCTCGGTTCGTCTCACCATTGCGGGAGCGCGCGCCGAGGTATCCGCGGACCTCCGCGTCTTTCCCGATGAGTGGGACCAAGCCACGCAAAAGGTAATCGCCACGCGCCGCACGCCGAGTGTCGTCGCCAAGCTCAACGACTACCTGGATGACGTGGAAGCCGAAATCCGCACCGCGCGCAAAGACCTGCCCAAGTCCGAACGCACCGCCGCCCGCGTCGCCCAGCAGTACCGGGGCGAAGCGCCACCCGAACCGATCTGTTTACTTACCGCCCTAGAAAAAATGCTTGCTGCTCATTACCGCCACGCCAACCAGCATACGCTGCCCAACTTCGAACGGGCTGCCGTGCTCTTGCGCGAGTGGCATCAGCAGCGTACTACTCGCCCCTCCATCCTAGCCAAACATACCTTTACCGATGACCTTAAGAAAGATTTCACCGCCTATTTGTTACAGCGTATGTCTCCTGCTGGCGTGCGCACTTATCGAATCGCTCTCTCCGCTATGTGGCACCGCGCGGGTATCTACGCCGCCGATGACAAGCCTTTTGCCGGACTCAAACTTCCCAAACACACCGTGAAACAGCGGGCTTCGCTGAGCAAAGACGAGCTCATTTGCTTGCGCAGTAGCCCGCTTCCCTCCTATCAACACCACGCCCGTAATCTATACATGGCGTGTTTCTACCTGCATGGCTCGCGTATTCTGTCCGTGCTCCAGCTGCGCTGGAAGGACTACGACGGCACCCGCATTCGCTACCAAGCGATGAAGGGCGGGCCGCTCAAGTCGGTTGTAGTCGGCGCTGGCTTGCAAGCGATCTTGAATGAGTACACCGACCGCCGCCCCGAGGCGTTTATCTTCCCGTACCTGCCCGCTGACTACTTCAGTCTAAGCCCGCAGGAGCGGCACAAGAAAGCGAAGTCCGGCGTTACAGCGGTCGGGTTCCATCTACGAAAAGCCTGTATCGCCTTGGGGTTACCCGATAACATTCACCCCCATACCGCCCGGCACACCATGGCCCGCATGACCGTGGAAGCCAACAACGGCGACATACGGGCGGCCCAACACGTACTCGGCCACACCAACTACCGGCAGACCGAAGCCTATGTACGGTCGATGCTGACCGAAGAAGTGGATATTGCAGCCAGTAACGTCTACGACTCTTTGTAA
- a CDS encoding Gfo/Idh/MocA family oxidoreductase — MSQQPPFISLSKLKPLQDAVAAAKLGLEKVAEHPTPTTPAPTGNVRFVICGVGHIGRRHATLVSRQAGAQLVALVDTRTELKTALEAEYGVPFFFSLDDYLAYGPAADVLTVATPNYLHAPQAIAGLQHGLHVVVEKPIALRTADAQAIVAAAEQAGRCAFGVMQNRYSPPAAWLKQVYEEGRLGQIYLVQINCFWNRDSRYYQHSNWKGSLAQDGGTLFTQFSHFVDLLYWVFGDITNITARFRDFNHQSVTEFEDSGLVTFDLVRGGSGTLQYSTAVWDRNLESSLTVVAEHGSLRIGGQYMDRVEYCHLRDYTLPELAPTNPANDYGSYQGSAANHVQVIENVVNTVQERCSATTNALEGLKVVELIERIYELKTS, encoded by the coding sequence ATGAGCCAGCAGCCTCCGTTCATCTCTCTCTCCAAACTCAAGCCCCTGCAAGACGCTGTGGCGGCCGCCAAGCTAGGTCTCGAAAAAGTAGCCGAGCACCCGACGCCGACTACTCCGGCTCCTACAGGCAACGTGCGCTTCGTTATCTGTGGGGTTGGGCACATTGGGCGCCGCCATGCTACGCTGGTTTCCCGCCAGGCGGGTGCTCAGTTGGTTGCGTTGGTCGATACGCGCACGGAGCTGAAAACGGCACTGGAAGCTGAATATGGGGTGCCATTTTTCTTCTCGCTCGATGACTACTTGGCATATGGCCCCGCGGCCGACGTGCTTACCGTAGCGACTCCCAACTACTTGCATGCTCCTCAGGCAATTGCGGGCTTACAGCATGGGTTGCACGTAGTCGTAGAAAAGCCCATTGCCCTGCGTACTGCTGATGCCCAAGCAATTGTAGCCGCCGCCGAACAAGCGGGGCGCTGCGCCTTTGGCGTGATGCAAAACCGGTATTCGCCACCGGCCGCTTGGCTCAAGCAGGTTTACGAGGAGGGCAGGCTAGGGCAGATCTATCTGGTGCAGATAAATTGCTTTTGGAATCGGGATTCCCGCTACTACCAACACAGCAACTGGAAGGGGAGCCTAGCGCAGGATGGGGGCACGCTGTTCACCCAGTTCAGTCACTTCGTTGATTTGCTGTACTGGGTTTTCGGCGACATCACCAATATTACGGCCCGTTTTCGCGACTTCAACCACCAGAGCGTCACCGAGTTCGAGGATAGTGGCCTCGTTACCTTCGACTTGGTGCGCGGCGGCAGCGGCACTTTGCAGTACAGCACTGCCGTGTGGGACCGAAACCTAGAAAGCAGTCTTACGGTCGTGGCCGAGCACGGCAGCCTGCGCATCGGGGGACAGTACATGGACCGCGTAGAGTACTGCCACCTGCGCGACTACACCTTGCCGGAGCTAGCTCCCACGAACCCGGCCAACGACTACGGCTCCTACCAAGGCAGCGCGGCCAATCATGTGCAGGTAATTGAAAACGTGGTGAATACAGTGCAGGAGCGATGCTCGGCTACCACCAACGCGCTAGAAGGGCTGAAAGTGGTAGAACTCATTGAGCGGATTTACGAGCTGAAAACCAGCTAA
- a CDS encoding fructose-6-phosphate aldolase, with protein MYIIKVKGKAKIPDYIQLRDEAFVLIAYFRADRPLKDLHRYGLEGKEVELASVISGLEFGKLQKLDV; from the coding sequence ATGTACATCATCAAGGTAAAAGGCAAAGCCAAAATTCCGGATTACATTCAGTTGCGCGACGAAGCATTTGTGCTCATTGCTTACTTCCGGGCCGACCGGCCCTTGAAGGATTTGCATCGGTACGGGCTAGAAGGCAAAGAAGTAGAGCTAGCTAGTGTTATCAGCGGATTGGAATTTGGTAAACTGCAAAAGCTCGACGTTTAG
- a CDS encoding CPBP family intramembrane glutamic endopeptidase, with product MHQWPVLSFVVVCISAPILEELFFRGLLLSGLLKNYSPRKAIIQSSLLFGIIHLYPMQAVSAMVMGLFLGWLYYRTQSLSACIVAHALNNTVAWVLMQQTANQGSESRKEMLQQLPAPLQLTLLMLAATVLFVVAYRRIQQATESAGGVESVL from the coding sequence TTGCACCAATGGCCGGTGCTTTCCTTTGTGGTGGTCTGCATTTCGGCCCCAATCTTAGAAGAATTGTTTTTCCGGGGTTTGCTGCTGTCGGGGTTGCTGAAAAACTATAGTCCTCGCAAAGCCATCATCCAGTCTAGCTTGCTGTTCGGCATAATCCACTTGTATCCCATGCAAGCTGTATCAGCCATGGTGATGGGGTTGTTTTTAGGATGGCTGTATTATCGGACCCAGTCACTGAGTGCGTGCATCGTTGCGCATGCCTTGAACAACACAGTTGCCTGGGTCTTAATGCAGCAAACTGCCAATCAAGGAAGCGAAAGTAGAAAGGAAATGCTTCAGCAACTGCCTGCGCCATTGCAACTGACGTTGTTGATGCTCGCTGCGACTGTGCTTTTTGTTGTTGCGTACCGACGGATACAACAGGCGACTGAATCTGCAGGTGGAGTGGAGTCAGTGTTATGA
- a CDS encoding DegT/DnrJ/EryC1/StrS family aminotransferase, with protein sequence MAISLTPPLPIRMLDLAAQHAAVQPELDAALQSVIAEGAYIQGAAVEQFAGELGEYLGGVQVVPCGNGTDALQLALMSLNLAPGSEVVVPAFTYIATAEAVAILGLRPVMVDVRPDTFGLDPAAVEAAITPRTGAIIVVHLFGQCVDLESLTAIARKYDVALLEDNAQAIGATYRFADGVERYAGTVGVVGTTSFFPSKNLGALGDGGALLTRDASRATYLRQLANHGQTRKYYHEYVGLNSRLDTLQAALLRVKLRYLTSWTTARQQVAAHYDAVLQDIAGLQIPARDPRSSHVFHQYTLTLTDASQRNLLQQHLQHHGVPSVVYYPVPTHLQPAYQYLGYVAGQFPVAEHLCTTVLSLPIHPTLTSAQLDYIAEVVRAFFVVPSPSA encoded by the coding sequence TTGGCAATATCCTTAACTCCCCCGCTACCTATCCGAATGCTGGACCTAGCTGCGCAGCACGCGGCTGTTCAGCCCGAACTTGACGCCGCACTCCAAAGTGTTATAGCTGAAGGCGCTTATATCCAAGGAGCAGCTGTTGAGCAGTTTGCAGGAGAGCTAGGAGAGTACCTTGGAGGGGTACAGGTGGTGCCCTGCGGTAATGGTACCGATGCCTTGCAGCTGGCTCTGATGAGCCTGAACCTAGCTCCAGGCAGCGAAGTGGTGGTGCCAGCCTTCACCTACATTGCCACCGCCGAGGCTGTCGCTATTCTCGGTTTGCGCCCCGTGATGGTCGATGTCCGCCCCGATACCTTTGGCCTCGACCCAGCGGCCGTGGAAGCGGCCATCACGCCCCGCACGGGGGCCATCATCGTGGTGCACCTATTCGGGCAATGTGTTGACCTTGAGAGTTTAACAGCAATAGCTAGGAAGTATGATGTAGCCTTGCTAGAGGATAATGCCCAAGCTATTGGCGCTACTTACCGGTTTGCTGACGGCGTCGAGCGCTATGCGGGCACGGTGGGAGTGGTGGGTACCACGTCATTTTTTCCTTCCAAAAACCTAGGGGCGCTCGGCGACGGCGGCGCATTGCTTACGCGCGACGCAAGCCGGGCCACGTACCTGCGCCAGCTCGCCAACCACGGTCAAACCCGCAAATACTACCACGAGTATGTTGGCCTCAACTCCCGCCTGGATACGTTGCAGGCGGCCTTGCTGCGGGTGAAGCTGCGCTACTTAACCAGCTGGACCACTGCTCGCCAGCAGGTAGCGGCGCACTACGATGCCGTGTTACAAGACATAGCTGGCCTCCAGATTCCAGCGCGTGACCCGCGTAGCAGTCACGTTTTTCACCAATATACGCTCACGCTAACCGACGCATCGCAACGCAACTTGCTCCAGCAGCATTTGCAGCACCATGGCGTGCCAAGCGTAGTGTATTACCCGGTGCCCACGCACTTGCAGCCTGCCTATCAGTACCTAGGGTATGTGGCTGGGCAGTTTCCGGTGGCCGAACATCTGTGTACTACCGTGTTATCCTTGCCGATACATCCTACACTTACGTCAGCGCAACTTGATTACATTGCGGAAGTAGTTCGCGCATTTTTCGTGGTACCTTCCCCTTCCGCATGA
- a CDS encoding DUF6565 domain-containing protein produces the protein MLKKILTINALTLVLAVGGVSLSQTSCSQADKKEASQETDKAYNNFKTFVDNTEAGAKDVANETQEEYDQQTTKLKADYDSAVAAIDQDADKYDDARRAEIEQLRARYTTAYDAREQAWRARSGAGADTTTLSTTTTAATTTESSAPAKLGKYYKPSTPAAAMTAANARSTYEAFVQRVKQNEDRYDIDDWRNVNAEWRALDTKYDQIKSNVSGSDKAEITKEKLKYAAFKSFDKAEARGSQVGDLVTGDKAEAKAKGGGVELKQSAKNTGKDVGNAAKNVAQGAEKVGKKVGGAVKGAFKDVKEEVKGDKKD, from the coding sequence ATGTTAAAAAAGATTCTAACCATTAACGCTCTGACGCTCGTGCTGGCAGTTGGCGGTGTTTCTCTTTCTCAGACTAGCTGCTCACAAGCCGACAAAAAAGAAGCTTCCCAGGAAACCGACAAGGCATACAACAACTTCAAAACGTTTGTTGACAACACCGAAGCCGGCGCCAAAGACGTAGCCAACGAAACCCAAGAAGAATACGACCAGCAAACGACTAAGCTCAAAGCAGATTACGATTCGGCAGTAGCTGCTATCGATCAGGACGCTGACAAGTACGACGATGCCCGGCGCGCTGAAATCGAGCAGCTCCGGGCCCGCTATACTACTGCCTACGACGCCCGCGAACAAGCGTGGCGCGCTCGGTCTGGTGCAGGTGCCGACACCACCACGCTCAGCACTACAACGACCGCTGCGACCACAACGGAGAGCAGCGCTCCTGCCAAGCTAGGTAAGTACTACAAACCGAGTACCCCGGCCGCTGCCATGACGGCCGCCAACGCTCGTTCTACTTACGAAGCGTTTGTGCAACGCGTTAAACAAAACGAAGACCGCTACGACATCGACGACTGGCGCAACGTTAACGCTGAGTGGCGTGCGCTCGATACCAAGTACGATCAGATCAAGTCCAACGTGAGTGGTTCTGACAAAGCGGAAATCACGAAAGAAAAGCTCAAGTACGCTGCGTTTAAATCGTTCGACAAAGCAGAAGCGCGCGGCTCGCAAGTAGGTGACCTGGTGACCGGCGATAAAGCGGAAGCAAAAGCCAAAGGCGGTGGCGTAGAGCTAAAGCAGTCGGCCAAGAATACCGGTAAAGACGTCGGCAATGCCGCCAAAAATGTGGCCCAAGGCGCCGAGAAGGTCGGTAAGAAAGTTGGTGGCGCCGTAAAGGGTGCCTTCAAGGACGTAAAAGAGGAAGTAAAAGGCGACAAGAAAGACTAG